A window of Benincasa hispida cultivar B227 chromosome 9, ASM972705v1, whole genome shotgun sequence genomic DNA:
GCTTCAAGAATGTCTATCGAGACAGGCCCATATGTTTTCCAGTATCCATACATGATTGGCCTTTCACATTTAACTTATAGTACTCGTTGGCAGGCTAGTTTTTTGTATATTGAATTTTTGTATCTGCATGTCCTTGATGTCATGGTGTATATTTTACGAAAATAAAGTAGTAAGTAGCTTTCTGTTTGCTCCTTAGTCATTACACCCATTCTGATTGTTGTGGGTTGCGGGAGGCTAAAATGGAAATATGGAAATATGGTTATCCCCATTTCTGTTTGTGTCTTGTTGTGGAAAGGAAATCGTGACCTTGGGGCTTGGGCTAACTAATTTTATCCTGACAATTTGATGGTAGCTTGTGAAAAAGTTTTGGGTTTTATAGACAAAGGAGGTTGATGTTGAATATGAAAACTTATTGGATTTTACCATTTCTTGACTTCAATGTGTAGAGGAATCAACATATAAATGTGTCTTATCAAGTCTTTGAGATTATGGTTTATTGCGTTAAACTGTCTAGAAGATTGTTAGATCAAATTATGCTCTTGACAGACAGCATTTTACCTTGACCTGAGTTTTTAGCTATATAATTGAAGGAAGGGTCTGTTATTTGACTATGTGTGATCGTGCTTATCCAAAGAAACTTGCCTTTCAATACCTTGAAGACCTGAAGAATGAATTTGAACGTGTCAATGGGGCTCAAATCGAAACTGCTGCCCGGCCTTATGCATTCATTAAATTTGGTATGCTTTACTTGGCGGCTTTATATAAATGATTCATTATACTTTGAACCTCTTAGCTTTATTTTACTTTCCTCTTGCtttattgaaattcttgtttccCACCTCCACCTCCACCTACTTTTATGTTCAACAGATACATACATACAGAAGACCAAGAAATTGTACCAGGATACACGCACTCAACGTAATATTGCAAAGTTGAATGATGAACTTTACGAAGTCCACCAGATAATGACTCGCAATGTTCAGGAAGTTCTTGGTGTTGGCGAAAAGTTAGACCGTaagatattttcttttatcttttaattttattcaagtGTGGCTATGTAATATCCTATATTAAATCAGTGTGATAAAGCATTATGGATCCCTTTGTTTTCTGTTGATGTGAGTAGTTCAACTATCATTACAAGCTAAATCATATTGTTCCTAGTTCCTAGGTGTGTGAGGATCTTTGTTATTTGAAATGTTAGCAtggattatattaatttatgttgGGAGAGATAAATATCATTGTGGCTTTCTTGAAGGGGTTTGCAGTATCATGATTCAGCAGTGTCAAAGAagataacttttttattttaaactattaaaaTTTTGCAGAGGTCAGTCAAATGTCAAGTAGGTTGACATCAGAATCCCGCATATATGCCGACAAGGCGAGAGATTTGAACCGGCAGGTTAGTGTCATTTTATTGCTTGATGTGTGCTTTCAGTTCTGTCGAAGTTAGAATGTTTGCCTCAAGCATGTGGACTTTGAATGAAAATAATCTTTTGCCAATGGTTTAATGTCAAGTAAACCTTTTGCATGTTTTTAATACTGCTCATGAAGATTGATACTGGTTTGCTAATTGTTtagaaaataagaaacaaagaaTACCATTGAACCAAAAAGGGAATACAGCTTAAAAGCCAGAGGGAAAACTAATCCCTTGCCTAGGAGGCTAGAAAAAAATCCCCTCCAGTCTAAACTGATCAAAAAGCTTCTGTAGTTATGAAAATACTTACGTGAAGC
This region includes:
- the LOC120086392 gene encoding 25.3 kDa vesicle transport protein; translated protein: MIVGFQFPTIYRRSINQFTVGGHIKLKMVKLTMIARVTDGLPLAEGLDDGRDMQDAEFYKQQVKALFKNLSRGQNEASRMSIETGPYVFHYIIEGRVCYLTMCDRAYPKKLAFQYLEDLKNEFERVNGAQIETAARPYAFIKFDTYIQKTKKLYQDTRTQRNIAKLNDELYEVHQIMTRNVQEVLGVGEKLDQVSQMSSRLTSESRIYADKARDLNRQALIRKWAPVAIVFGVVFLLFWFKSKIW